In the genome of Maribacter forsetii DSM 18668, the window GCTAAAACTGCAGTAGTGAAGTCATAATTTACGCCATCTAATGCTACGATTCCATCCCTACTATTGGCAGCTGTCAGCTCTGAATGTTTAGCAGTTATATAAACCGGAACCGAACCAGAAACCGTAAAAGTCGTACTAAACCCTTCACGGACCATAAATAATCCTGAGCTAAAAGTACTTCCCCCTGTCATCGATAGAAGAATACTACCTTCAGGCAATCCCCATTTGTAGCTAACATCAATATTATTAACGGCTAAACTTCCATCATAAATACCGCTTCCGACACCTAAATCTTCTGCACGTATCTCTTTAGAATCTAATTCAACACAACTATCTGTTGCTATTAAAGTATTAACTCTATGCTTATCTATAACCTCTATTCCAAATAAATTGAAAACATAAAAAAAGGTTAGAAAGCAAAAATTAAATAGCCTAGAGTTTTTTAATATAAACCCGACCGTTTTAAAAAAAGTAATTTTACCCATAAGTGTTAGTGTTTTACTAATCACCATGGCATTTGGTAGTGTTTTTAATTGTTCGTTATAAGAAAGTGGGGCAGTCTTATTAAACGATGCTAAGATATATTATAATTGAATCAACTCAAATTCTTTTTCGATTAACCAAAGAAATAAAGGGGCAATCGGCAAAAAACGCGCAATAATTAATTAAGAATATTTAACATTTCAATATTATTTACGTGGAATTCTTAATAAAAGACTATAAAATATTTAATAATATATACCTTATTTACACACACGCACATAACTCACAGTTAATCAGTTTTATACACAAGAAAATAAATTTACCCTACCCACAGCATTTCATAAATCTTAAGAATTGAATTTATATTACTTTTGCACAAATTTTGAATATGACCTTTAAGCAAGAAATAGCACGTAGAAGAACCTTTGGAATAATTTCTCACCCAGATGCAGGTAAAACTACATTAACTGAAAAATTATTACTTTTTGGTGGTGCAATTCAAGAAGCGGGAGCTGTTAAAAACAATAAAATCAAAAAAACCGCTACCAGTGATTTCATGGAAATTGAAAGACAAAGAGGTATTTCTGTAGCCACTTCTGTTCTTGCTTTTAATTATAAAGACAAAAAAATCAACATTCTTGACACTCCTGGTCACAAAGACTTCGCTGAAGACACTTTTAGAACCTTAACTGCAGTTGATAGTGTAATTGTTGTTATTGACGTTGCAAAGGGTGTTGAAGAACAAACCGTAAAACTGGTTGAAGTTTGCAGGATGCGTAAAATACCAATGCTGGTATTCATTAATAAGTTGGATAGAGAAGGGCAAGATGCCTTTGATCTATTAGATGAATTGGAACAAAAATTAGGTCTTTCCGTTACTCCGCTGAGTTTTCCAATTGGCATGGGTTACGATTTTAAAGGTATCTATAACATCTTTGAAAAAAATATCAATCTTTTTAGTGGTGATAGTAAAAAGAACATTGAAGAGACTATTGCTTTTGACGATGTTGCAAATCCGGAGTTAGATAAAATAATAGGAAGTAAAGCAGCATCTGAATTAAGAGATAACTTAGAATTGGTTTGGGGTGTTTACCCAAGTTTTGACAAAGAACTATATCTTAAAGGCGACCAACAACCTGTATTCTTTGGTTCTGCGTTAAACAATTTTGGTGTTAGAGAGCTATTAGATTGTTTTGTTCAAATAGCACCTACCCCACGTTCAAAAAATGCAGAAGAGCGCCTTGTTGAAGCAAATGAAAAAGAAATGACTGGATTTGTTTTTAAAATCCATGCAAACATGGACCCTAAGCATAGAGATAGATTAGCTTTCATTAAAATAGTGTCTGGCACTTTTGAAAGAAACAAACCTTATTTACACGTTAGAAATGGTAAAAAATTAAAATTCTCGAGTCCTAATGCATTTTTTGCCGAAAAGAAAGAAATTGTAGATATTTCATATCCAGGAGATATTGTAGGATTGCATGATACAGGTAATTTTAAAATCGGAGATACATTAACAGAAGGCGAAAGTCTACATTACAAAGGCATTCCAAGCTTTTCTCCCGAACACTTTAGGTATATCAACAATGCCGACCCTATGAAGTCCAAACAGCTCTACAAAGGAATTGACCAATTAATGGATGAAGGTGTAGCCCAATTATTTACTTTAGAATTAAATGGCAGAAAAGTTATTGGAACTGTAGGTGCTTTACAGTTTGAAGTTATTCAATATAGACTGGAACATGAATATGGAGCTAAATGTAGTTACGAGAACTTTAATGTTTATAAAGCATGTTGGGTAGGCACAGAAAACAGAAAAACAGATGAGTTCAAAGAATTTGAACGTGTAAAGCAAAAATTCTTGGCAAAGGACAAAAAAGGTCAATTAGTGTTTTTAGCAGATTCCCAATTCTCCCTGCAAATGACGCAGCAAAAATATCCCTCTGTAAAACTACACTTTACCTCTGAATTCGAATAAAAAAAGCCCAACTTTATACGTTGGGCTTTTTTTATGCTTCACCAGTCGGACCAAAGTTCATTGGTATTGAAGGCTGTTCATAATCCTTTATTGTACCATTAGCTTTTTCAAACCGTTGTACATTATCATTCAATGCTTTTAAAAACTTCTTAGCATGTTGCGGGGTAAGTATAATTCTACTCTTCACCTTTGCCTTTGGAGCTCCTGGCATCATACTAATAAAATCAACTACAAATTCAGAAACTGAATGATTAATAATAGCTAGATTAGAATAAATTCCTTCTGCCATCTTCTCATCCAATTCAATATTAATTTGTTTTTGACTCGGATTCTTATTGTCACTCATATTATAGTTTTATTAAAAAAATAACCCCCAAATAAAATTTGAGGGTTAGTATAAAATTAGAATCTTAATGCCTCTTTTCTGGCCATTATTTCATCATATTCTTCTTTGGATCCAACAATAATGCTATCATAGTCTCTCATACCCGTACCAGCCGGAATCTTATGACCAACAATAACATTCTCCTTAAGACCTTCTAATGTATCAATCTTACCACTTACAGCAGCTTCATTTAACACCTTAGTCGTTTCCTGGAACGATGCAGCAGAAATAAATGATTTCGTCTGTAATGATGCCCTTGTAATACCTTGTAATATTGGAGTTGCAGTTGCTGAAACAGCATCTCTGGCTTCAACCAATGCCTTATCTCCACGTCTTAATAAAGAATTTTCATCCCTTAACTCTCTAGGAGTAACAATTTGACCTGGTTTAAGGTTATCAGAATCACCTGCTTCCATTACCACTTTCTTACCAAAGATTTCATCATTCTCCCTAATGAAATCATCTTTATGAATCAATTGATTCTCTAAGAAGATTGTATCACCTGGATCTTGAATTCTTACTTTACGCATCATTTGTCTAACAACGACCTCAAAGTGTTTGTCATTAATCTTCACACCTTGTAATCTATAAACTTCCTGAACTTCGTTTACCAAGTACTGTTGAACAGCAGATGGTCCTTTAATTGCCAAGATATCTTCTGGAGTAATAGAACCATCAGACAATGGCATACCAGCTCTAACATAATCGTTTTCTTGTACTAAGATTTGATTAGAAAGTTTCACTAGATATTTCTTAACCTCGCCTAATTTAGATTCAATGATAATTTCCCTGTTACCTCTCTTGATCTTACCAAAAGAAACTACACCATCAATTTCAGATACTACAGCTGGGTTTGAAGGATTTCTTGCTTCGAATAATTCAGTAACTCTTGGAAGACCACCCGTAATATCACCTGCCTTAGCGGATTTACGCGGAATCTTAACCAACGTCTTACCTTCCTTAATCTTATCTCCATCATCTACCATAATGTGAGAACCTACAGGCAGGTTGTACGAACGTAAAGTTTCACCTTTAGCATCTTGAATCAATAATGTTGGTATCAACTTCTTGTTTCTAGATTCAGAAATAACTTTTTCTTGGAAACCGGTTTGCTCATCAATTTCAACTTGATAAGTTACACCTTGTTCAATATTCTCATAAGCAATCTTACCTGGGAATTCTGAAACGATAACACCGTTATATGGATCCCAAGAACAGATTACATCTCCTTTAGCAACCTTAGCTCCGTTCTCAACAAATAATTGTGAACCGTAAGGAATATTACTTGTACTTAGAGTAATACCTGTTTTAGCATCAACAACTTTTATCTCACTAGTTCTAGAGATTACAATTTCAGCTGGCTTACCATCTGAACCTTCACCAGTAACTGTTCTCAAATCTTCAATTTCAGCAACACCGGAGAATCTCACTTCTAATTTGTTATCTTCAGAAATGTTACCTGCAATACCACCTACGTGGAATGTTCTAAGTGTAAGCTGTGTCCCAGGCTCACCAATTGACTGAGCAGCAACAACACCTACGGCTTCACCTCTTTGTACCATTTTATTGGTTGAAAGGTTTCTTCCGTAACATTTAGCACAAATTCCTTTTTCAGCTTCACAAGTAAGAGCAGAACGTACTTCGATTTTCTCAATCGGAGATGCTTCAACTCTCTTCACATCAGCTTCCATTATTTGCTGACCAGCTTGAAGTACTAATTCTTCGGTCATTGGGTTATATACATCATGTAATGATACACGACCTAAAATTCTTTCACCTAAGCTTTCAACGATTTCTTCATTCTTCTTAAGCGCCTGAACTTCTACACCTCTCAGTGTTCCACAGTCTTCGGTGTTAATAATAACATCTTGAGAAACATCTACCAATCTTCTTGTTAAGTAACCAGCATCTGCCGTTTTCAAAGCGGTATCCGCAAGACCCTTACGTGCACCGTGAGTAGAAATAAAGTACTCAAGAATTGAAAGACCTTCTTTAAAGTTAGAAAGAATCGGGTTTTCAATAATCTCCCCACCACCGGCAGTAGATTTTTTAGGCTTAGCCATCAAACCACGCATACCTGTTAACTGGCGAATTTGTTCTTTAGAACCCCTTGCACCAGAATCAAGCATCATATACACCGAGTTGAAACCCTGCTGATCCTCACGGATACGTTTCATAGCCAACTCTGTTAATTGAGCGTTAGTAGATGTCCAAACATCAATAACCTGATTATATCTTTCATTGTTAGTAATAAGACCCATGTTATAATTGGCCATAATACCATCAACCTGAACATTGGCTTCACCGATCATGTCCATTTTTTCAGCAGGAATAATAATATCCCCTAAACTAAAGGACAATCCACCTTTGAAAGCGAATTCATATCCCATAGTCTTAATCTTATCCAAGAATGCAGCTGTAACAGGAACACTAGTTACCGCTAAAATATCGCCAATAATATTTCTTAAGGCTTTCTTATTTAATACTTGGTTAATAAAACCTGCTTCCTCTGGTACGTGATTATTAAATAATACACGACCTACGGTAGTAGGTATAATTTTATAAACCAACTCACCCTCTTCATTGAAATCTTTAGCTCTAACTTTAATACCTGCATTAAGATTTACCATGCCTTCATTAAAAGCAATCTCCACCTCTTCTGCTGAATAAAATGTTAAACCTTCACCAATAATTGGTACTTCTGGTGTTGATTTACGCTCTTTGGTCATATAATACAGACCCAAGACCATATCCTGTGATGGTACCGTAATAGGTGAACCATTCGCAGGGTTTAATATGTTTTGAGAAGCAAGCATCAATAGTTGTGCTTCTAAAATTGCTTCTGGTCCTAATGGTAAGTGAACCGCCATTTGATCCCCATCAAAATCCGCATTAAATGCAGTACATGCCAATGGGTGAAGACGAATTGCTTTACCTTCTATTAATTTAGGTTGGAAAGCTTGAATACCTAAACGGTGTAATGTAGGAGCCCTGTTTAATAAAACTGGGTGACCTTTCAATACATTCTCTAAAATATCCCAAACTACAGGCTCTTTTTTGTCTATAATTTTCTTAGCGGACTTTACTGTTTTTACAATACCTCTTTCTATCAGTTTTCTGATTACAAAAGGCTTGTATAATTCAGCAGCCATATCTTTTGGAAGACCACATTCGTATAAGTTCAATTCCGGTCCAACAACAATTACCGAACGTGCAGAATAATCAACACGCTTACCAAGTAAGTTTTGACGGAAACGACCTTGCTTACCTTTTAATGAATCTGAAAGTGACTTTAACGGTCTGTTAGATTCAGTTTTTACAGCAGATGCCTTTCTTGTATTATCAAATAAAGAATCGACAGCTTCCTGAAGCATACGTTTCTCATTTCTAAGAATAACTTCTGGTGCTTTAATTTCTACTAATCTCTTCAAACGGTTGTTACGAATAATAACCCTTCTATAAAGATCATTTAAATCTGAAGTTGCAAAACGACCTCCATCTAATGGCACTAATGGACGTAATTCTGGTGGTATAACCGGAATTACTTTCATAATCATCCATTCTGGCTCATTTTCTCTATTCTCCTGAGATTCTCTTAAAGCTTCTACAACTTGCAAACGTTTTAAAGCTTCCGTTTTACGTTGTTTAGACGTTTCTGTGTTTGCTTTATGTCTTAGCTCAAAAGAAAGTTCTTTAAGGTTTATTCTACCTAACAAATCAATTAAACACTCTGCTCCCATTTTAGCAATAAACTTATTTGGGTCAGAATCTTCTAAATATTGATTTTCTTGAGGAATAGTATCAATAATATTTAAATACTCCTCTTCAGTCAAGAAATCCATTTTTTGGATTTCTTCTCCTTCAGGACCTTTAGCTATACCTGGCTGAATAACTACGTAACGTTCGTAGTAAATTATCATATCCAATTTCTTGGACGGCAAACCTAATAAGTATCCTATTTTATTTGGTAAAGAACGGAAATACCAGATATGAGCAACCGGTACTACCAAGTTAATATGACCTACACGATCTCTACGAACTTTTTTCTCTGTAACCTCTACACCACAACGGTCACATACGATCCCACGGTAACGAATACGCTTGTATTTACCACAAGCACATTCATAATCCTTAACTGGACCAAAAATACGCTCACAGAATAAACCATCACGTTCTGGTTTGTGAGTTCTATAGTTAATTGTTTCAGGCTTTAAAACTTCACCTCTAGACTCTGCCAAAATAGATTCTGGCGAAGCTAATCCTATTGAAATTTTATCGAACCTTTTTACTGGGTTATTATCTTTTATTCTAGCCATAATAGCGTGCTGATAATGTTTTAATTTGTTTTACTTAATAGTTCTTCAATATAAAATATTGAACTATTCCTCAAGTCTAATATCCAAACCTAATCCCTTAAGTTCGTGCATTAAAACGTTGAAAGATTCTGGTAAACCAGGTTCTGGCATTGTCTCACCTTTAACGATAGATTCATAGGTTTTAGCTCTTCCGATAACATCATCAGATTTAACCGTTAAAATCTCGCGTAAAGTTGCAGATGCACCATAAGCCTCAAGTGCCCAAACTTCCATTTCTCCAAAACGCTGACCACCAAATTGAGCTTTACCACCCAATGGTTGTTGTGTAATTAAAGAGTATGGTCCTATTGAACGAGCATGCATCTTATCATCTACCATGTGTCCAAGTTTCAACATATAGATCACACCTACCGTTGCAGGTTGATCAAAACGTTGTCCAGTTCCACCATCATATAAGTATGTATGACCAAATCTTGGAATACCTGCTTCGTCAGTATAAGCATTAATTTGATCTAAAGTAGCACCATCAAAAATTGGAGTCGCGTACTTTCTACCAAGTTTAAGCCCAGCCCAACCTAATACAGTTTCATAAATCTGTCCAATGTTCATACGAGAAGGTACACCCAGTGGATTAAGAACGATATCAACAGGAGTTCCATCTTCCAAGAACGGCATATCTTCATGACGCACTATTCTAGATACAATACCTTTGTTACCGTGTCTACCTGCCATCTTATCACCAACTTTAAGCTTACGCTTTTTAGCAATATAGACTTTAGCCAACTTCATAATACCAGCTGGTAACTCATCACCAACAGATATTGTAAACTTATCTCTTCTCAAGTTACCTTGTAAATCGTTAAGTTTAATTTTATAGTTATGAAGCAAATCAGCTACTAATGAATTAGTATCACTATCTGTTGTCCAGCTTCCACCAACTAAGTGAGCGAAATCATCAACAGAATTCAACATTTTCATCGTATACTTTTTACCCTTAGGTAATACTTCTTCACCTAAATCATTTAGAACACCTTGAGAAGTTTTACCATTAACTATAGTAAATAATTTCTCAACAAGAACATCTTTCAATTCTTGGAATTTTACTTCATATTCTAATTCCAGTTTAGATAACTCTTCTTTATCTTCAGAACGTTTTCTCTTGTCTTTAACTGATCTAGAGAATAATTTCTTATCGATTACAACACCTCTTAACGAAGGTGAAGCTTTTAATGAAGCATCTTTTACATCACCAGCCTTGTCACCAAAAATAGCACGTAATAATTTTTCTTCTGGAGTTGGATCTGATTCTCCTTTAGGAGTAATCTTACCTATTAGAATATCACCAGGCTTAACCTCTGCTCCAATTCTAATCATACCATTTTCATCAAGGTCTTTTGTAGCCTCTTCTGAAACGTTAGGTATGTCATGCGTAAGCTCTTCTGCTCCTAATTTAGTATCTCTAACATCTAAAGAATACTCATCAACGTGAATAGACGTGAAAATATCATCACGAACAACTTTTTCAGAAATTACAATAGCATCCTCAAAGTTATATCCTTTCCATGGCATAAACGCAACTGTTAAGTTTCTACCTAATGCTAATTCACCTTTTTCAGTTGCATAACCTTCACAAAGAACTTGACCTTTTTTAACTCTATCACCAACTTGTACAATTGGTTTCAAGTTAATGTTCGTTCCTTGGTTGGTCTTTCTAAACTTCACCAAGAAATAAGTCTTACTATCGTCCTCGAAACTGATTAATCTTTCTTCATCAGTTCTATCATACTTAATAGTAACTTTTTGAGCATCTACATACTCAATAACACCATCACCTTCTGCATTGATCAGTACTCTTGAATCTGAAGCTACTTGACGTTCCAAACCTGTACCAACAATTGGCGATTGTGGTTTTAACAACGGAACTGCCTGACGCATCATGTTAGATCCCATCAAAGCCCTGTTTGCATCATCATGTTCCAAGAAAGGAATTAAAGATGCAGAAATAGATGCAATTTGATTTGGAGCAACATCCGTATATTGAATTTCTGATGGATCTACAACAGGGAAATCACCTTCTTCCCTTGCAATAACCTTTTCAGCATCAATTGTACCGTCTTCTTTCATAGGAATATTCGCTTGCGCGATTTTCATTCCTTCTTCCTCCTCAGCACTTAAATATGCGAAATTCTTATAATCTACTACAGAATCCGTAACTTTTCTATATGGTGTCTCTAAGAAGCCCATCGGATTTACTTTCGCAAATACAGATAAAGAAGATATCAAACCAATGTTCGGACCTTCTGGAGTTTCAATAGGACATAAACGACCGTAGTGCGTATAGTGAACATCACGTACTTCAAAACCTGCGCGCTCTCTAGATAAACCACCTGGACCTAATGCAGATAATCTTCTTTTGTGCGTAATCTCTGCTAACGGATTTGTTTGATCCATAAACTGAGATAACTGGTTTGTACCAAAGAAAGAATTAATAACTGAAGACAATGTCTTCGCATTAATTAAATCTATAGGTGTAAACACCTCATTATCACGAACGTTCATACGCTCACGGATTGTTCTTGCCATACGCGCAAGACCAACACCGAATTGAGAAGACAATTGCTCACCTACTGTTCTAACAC includes:
- a CDS encoding peptide chain release factor 3 — its product is MTFKQEIARRRTFGIISHPDAGKTTLTEKLLLFGGAIQEAGAVKNNKIKKTATSDFMEIERQRGISVATSVLAFNYKDKKINILDTPGHKDFAEDTFRTLTAVDSVIVVIDVAKGVEEQTVKLVEVCRMRKIPMLVFINKLDREGQDAFDLLDELEQKLGLSVTPLSFPIGMGYDFKGIYNIFEKNINLFSGDSKKNIEETIAFDDVANPELDKIIGSKAASELRDNLELVWGVYPSFDKELYLKGDQQPVFFGSALNNFGVRELLDCFVQIAPTPRSKNAEERLVEANEKEMTGFVFKIHANMDPKHRDRLAFIKIVSGTFERNKPYLHVRNGKKLKFSSPNAFFAEKKEIVDISYPGDIVGLHDTGNFKIGDTLTEGESLHYKGIPSFSPEHFRYINNADPMKSKQLYKGIDQLMDEGVAQLFTLELNGRKVIGTVGALQFEVIQYRLEHEYGAKCSYENFNVYKACWVGTENRKTDEFKEFERVKQKFLAKDKKGQLVFLADSQFSLQMTQQKYPSVKLHFTSEFE
- a CDS encoding DUF3467 domain-containing protein, coding for MSDNKNPSQKQINIELDEKMAEGIYSNLAIINHSVSEFVVDFISMMPGAPKAKVKSRIILTPQHAKKFLKALNDNVQRFEKANGTIKDYEQPSIPMNFGPTGEA
- the rpoC gene encoding DNA-directed RNA polymerase subunit beta', which translates into the protein MARIKDNNPVKRFDKISIGLASPESILAESRGEVLKPETINYRTHKPERDGLFCERIFGPVKDYECACGKYKRIRYRGIVCDRCGVEVTEKKVRRDRVGHINLVVPVAHIWYFRSLPNKIGYLLGLPSKKLDMIIYYERYVVIQPGIAKGPEGEEIQKMDFLTEEEYLNIIDTIPQENQYLEDSDPNKFIAKMGAECLIDLLGRINLKELSFELRHKANTETSKQRKTEALKRLQVVEALRESQENRENEPEWMIMKVIPVIPPELRPLVPLDGGRFATSDLNDLYRRVIIRNNRLKRLVEIKAPEVILRNEKRMLQEAVDSLFDNTRKASAVKTESNRPLKSLSDSLKGKQGRFRQNLLGKRVDYSARSVIVVGPELNLYECGLPKDMAAELYKPFVIRKLIERGIVKTVKSAKKIIDKKEPVVWDILENVLKGHPVLLNRAPTLHRLGIQAFQPKLIEGKAIRLHPLACTAFNADFDGDQMAVHLPLGPEAILEAQLLMLASQNILNPANGSPITVPSQDMVLGLYYMTKERKSTPEVPIIGEGLTFYSAEEVEIAFNEGMVNLNAGIKVRAKDFNEEGELVYKIIPTTVGRVLFNNHVPEEAGFINQVLNKKALRNIIGDILAVTSVPVTAAFLDKIKTMGYEFAFKGGLSFSLGDIIIPAEKMDMIGEANVQVDGIMANYNMGLITNNERYNQVIDVWTSTNAQLTELAMKRIREDQQGFNSVYMMLDSGARGSKEQIRQLTGMRGLMAKPKKSTAGGGEIIENPILSNFKEGLSILEYFISTHGARKGLADTALKTADAGYLTRRLVDVSQDVIINTEDCGTLRGVEVQALKKNEEIVESLGERILGRVSLHDVYNPMTEELVLQAGQQIMEADVKRVEASPIEKIEVRSALTCEAEKGICAKCYGRNLSTNKMVQRGEAVGVVAAQSIGEPGTQLTLRTFHVGGIAGNISEDNKLEVRFSGVAEIEDLRTVTGEGSDGKPAEIVISRTSEIKVVDAKTGITLSTSNIPYGSQLFVENGAKVAKGDVICSWDPYNGVIVSEFPGKIAYENIEQGVTYQVEIDEQTGFQEKVISESRNKKLIPTLLIQDAKGETLRSYNLPVGSHIMVDDGDKIKEGKTLVKIPRKSAKAGDITGGLPRVTELFEARNPSNPAVVSEIDGVVSFGKIKRGNREIIIESKLGEVKKYLVKLSNQILVQENDYVRAGMPLSDGSITPEDILAIKGPSAVQQYLVNEVQEVYRLQGVKINDKHFEVVVRQMMRKVRIQDPGDTIFLENQLIHKDDFIRENDEIFGKKVVMEAGDSDNLKPGQIVTPRELRDENSLLRRGDKALVEARDAVSATATPILQGITRASLQTKSFISAASFQETTKVLNEAAVSGKIDTLEGLKENVIVGHKIPAGTGMRDYDSIIVGSKEEYDEIMARKEALRF
- the rpoB gene encoding DNA-directed RNA polymerase subunit beta, yielding MFTNNTERISFASARNTPDYPDFLDIQIKSFQDFFQLETKSDERGNEGLYNTFMENFPITDTRNQFVLEFLDYFIDPPRYSIQECIERGLTYSVPLKARLKLYCTDPEHEDFETIVQDVYLGTIPYMTPSGTFVINGAERVVVSQLHRSPGVFFGQSFHANGTKLYSARVIPFKGSWIEFATDINGVMYAYIDRKKKLPVTTLFRAIGFERDKDILEIFDLSEEVKVSNAGLKKVLGRKLAARVLNTWHEDFVDEDTGEVVSIERNEIVLDRDTILEKEHIAEIIDADVKTILLHKENNAQSDYAIIHNTLQKDPTNSEKEAVEHIYRQLRNAEPPDEETARGIIDKLFFSDQRYNLGEVGRYRMNKKLQLDIGMDKQVLTKEDIITIIKYLIELINSKAEIDDIDHLSNRRVRTVGEQLSSQFGVGLARMARTIRERMNVRDNEVFTPIDLINAKTLSSVINSFFGTNQLSQFMDQTNPLAEITHKRRLSALGPGGLSRERAGFEVRDVHYTHYGRLCPIETPEGPNIGLISSLSVFAKVNPMGFLETPYRKVTDSVVDYKNFAYLSAEEEEGMKIAQANIPMKEDGTIDAEKVIAREEGDFPVVDPSEIQYTDVAPNQIASISASLIPFLEHDDANRALMGSNMMRQAVPLLKPQSPIVGTGLERQVASDSRVLINAEGDGVIEYVDAQKVTIKYDRTDEERLISFEDDSKTYFLVKFRKTNQGTNINLKPIVQVGDRVKKGQVLCEGYATEKGELALGRNLTVAFMPWKGYNFEDAIVISEKVVRDDIFTSIHVDEYSLDVRDTKLGAEELTHDIPNVSEEATKDLDENGMIRIGAEVKPGDILIGKITPKGESDPTPEEKLLRAIFGDKAGDVKDASLKASPSLRGVVIDKKLFSRSVKDKRKRSEDKEELSKLELEYEVKFQELKDVLVEKLFTIVNGKTSQGVLNDLGEEVLPKGKKYTMKMLNSVDDFAHLVGGSWTTDSDTNSLVADLLHNYKIKLNDLQGNLRRDKFTISVGDELPAGIMKLAKVYIAKKRKLKVGDKMAGRHGNKGIVSRIVRHEDMPFLEDGTPVDIVLNPLGVPSRMNIGQIYETVLGWAGLKLGRKYATPIFDGATLDQINAYTDEAGIPRFGHTYLYDGGTGQRFDQPATVGVIYMLKLGHMVDDKMHARSIGPYSLITQQPLGGKAQFGGQRFGEMEVWALEAYGASATLREILTVKSDDVIGRAKTYESIVKGETMPEPGLPESFNVLMHELKGLGLDIRLEE